Genomic segment of Novipirellula galeiformis:
AGTGTTTACTCGTGGCGATGAGTGTTCCAGCAAGCAAGAACACTCATCATCCCTAATCGCACACCAATGACCTTGCCTTGGAGGTCGGCCCGGACTCCATTGGGCTAATAAAGGCGTCAGGTAATTCAGCCATTCAGCTAAATCGAGTTATAAGGATTCATTGGCATAATGTTTCGGTTAACCGGGTGGCGATCAACCGACGTGGAATTCGGCGTCCACTCGAACCGCCACCCCAGTTCAACCGGATGCTACGCCGATTCTCGCTGTATCTCCCACCGCCAAACCGGACCATCATCCGGATCAATGACTTCACCCATATTGCGGAAACCGCATCTGGTCAGCACTCGAGTTGATGCATTCGTCTCCGGAAGCGTGTGTGCCCGAACCAGCAGAACCTCGTTGTGCCCAAAAGCATAGTGGACCAAAGCGCGAGCAGCTTCGGTGGCGTAGCCGTTTCGCTGACGATCCGGTTCCACGCAGTACGCGATCTCGACGACGCCTTCGGGTGTTGGGGGACCCTTGAAACCGCATTGGCCGACGAAGACGTTGCTATCGCGAAGCTGGATGTTGAACCCAAGAAGCCATGGATCCGCCGAGGTTGCGGAACCAAGAAGCGACAACCAATCGGCTGACAGATTCACTTTGTCAGTTTCCGACATTGCATCAATTCGCGCGCGTGTCTCGTCGAGGGACTGGAGTGCCAGTTTCAGACGCGGTGTTTCGATTTGGATTTTGCTCATTGGGACAAAAAAAGTGTCAGGACTTTTCTCGGTAGCGGGACTTCTTTCTTGGTTCTTCCGCGGGGGCGGAG
This window contains:
- a CDS encoding GNAT family N-acetyltransferase, which codes for MSKIQIETPRLKLALQSLDETRARIDAMSETDKVNLSADWLSLLGSATSADPWLLGFNIQLRDSNVFVGQCGFKGPPTPEGVVEIAYCVEPDRQRNGYATEAARALVHYAFGHNEVLLVRAHTLPETNASTRVLTRCGFRNMGEVIDPDDGPVWRWEIQRESA